Proteins from one Polynucleobacter wuianus genomic window:
- the rffA gene encoding dTDP-4-amino-4,6-dideoxygalactose transaminase, translated as MSVHIPFNKPYMSGKELFYIAQAHANAKLAGDGPFTEKCKKQIELITGVNSALLTHSCTAALEIAALLLDIEPGDEIIMPSYTFVSTANAFVLRGGVPVFVDIRPDTLNINEALIEAVITPRTRAIAVVHYAGVPCEMNEILRIAQKYQLKVVEDAAQGFMSTYHGAPLGGIGDLGAFSFHETKNIISGEGGALLVNDFSLIERAEIIREKGTNRKQFFRGIVDKYTWQEVGSSYLPGEIIAAFLWAQLEEARSITDKRLAIWNVYHQLLASSEERGLLRRPIILDGCQHNGHMYYVLLPKSVDRQRVIDALARVMINTVFHYAPLHSAPAGLQLGKTSGPMDVTNDVAERILRLPLWVDITHEEQEKVCGSLLRIIENMT; from the coding sequence ATGAGCGTGCACATTCCCTTCAATAAGCCTTATATGAGTGGTAAGGAGCTGTTTTACATAGCACAAGCTCATGCCAATGCAAAGTTGGCTGGCGATGGACCTTTTACGGAGAAATGCAAGAAGCAGATTGAGCTAATAACTGGGGTAAATTCTGCTTTGCTAACACATTCTTGTACAGCCGCACTTGAGATTGCAGCATTGCTTTTGGATATTGAGCCAGGCGATGAGATTATTATGCCTTCTTACACTTTTGTATCTACAGCAAACGCATTTGTATTAAGAGGCGGCGTGCCAGTATTTGTCGATATTCGTCCTGACACACTCAATATTAACGAGGCGCTGATAGAGGCGGTAATTACACCAAGGACTCGCGCAATTGCAGTGGTTCACTATGCAGGTGTTCCATGTGAAATGAATGAAATTTTGCGAATTGCGCAAAAATATCAATTGAAGGTTGTAGAAGATGCCGCTCAAGGCTTCATGTCTACCTATCATGGAGCCCCGCTAGGAGGTATCGGAGATTTAGGTGCCTTTAGTTTTCATGAAACCAAAAATATAATTTCTGGTGAAGGTGGTGCATTGTTAGTAAATGATTTCAGTCTAATTGAGCGTGCCGAAATTATTCGGGAGAAGGGTACAAATAGAAAGCAATTTTTCCGAGGCATTGTGGATAAATATACTTGGCAGGAAGTTGGTTCCTCTTATTTGCCGGGCGAGATTATCGCTGCTTTCTTATGGGCGCAGCTTGAAGAAGCCCGATCGATAACAGATAAGAGGTTGGCAATTTGGAATGTCTACCATCAATTGCTTGCTTCGTCTGAAGAAAGGGGGCTGCTTAGACGCCCTATCATTCTAGATGGATGTCAGCATAATGGACATATGTATTACGTGTTATTGCCCAAATCAGTCGATCGTCAAAGAGTAATAGATGCCCTTGCGCGAGTAATGATCAATACCGTCTTTCACTATGCACCACTGCATTCAGCTCCCGCAGGCCTCCAGTTAGGAAAAACATCTGGCCCAATGGATGTTACTAATGATGTTGCGGAGAGAATCTTAAGGTTGCCACTTTGGGTAGACATTACTCATGAAGAGCAAGAAAAGGTTTGCGGATCTTTGCTCCGAATTATTGAGAATATGACTTAA
- a CDS encoding calcium:proton antiporter, giving the protein METLHSLANQTWFIGLMAVALIGGVLSAVHHAEVVAHKTGEPYGALVLAISVTIIEVSLIISMMLSGHDGSEYIARDAVFATVMIVINGVIGLCIFIGGLHHHEMSFRNEGMNSALAVLTALATFILVMPIVTTSTPGPDFTKSQLAFAGIACFALYGAFLFFQTVSHRDYYLPKTEEKKTDINFHAPKPSNLKTTVSVVLLILSLIVVVGLAELLSPAIEAGVKAAGAPKTIVGIAIAMLVLLPEGFAAVRAAKANRLQSSLNLALGSALASIGLSIPTIAAIAIYFNLPLSLGISSLNMTLMYLTFFIGALTLAIGRTTLLQGVVHLIIFFEYLFLSLVP; this is encoded by the coding sequence ATGGAAACGCTTCACTCCCTAGCTAACCAGACTTGGTTTATTGGTCTGATGGCAGTCGCCCTAATTGGTGGTGTACTCTCCGCTGTGCATCATGCCGAGGTAGTAGCCCATAAAACTGGTGAGCCCTACGGCGCTTTAGTGCTAGCCATTAGTGTCACTATTATCGAGGTCTCCTTAATCATCTCGATGATGCTCTCAGGACACGATGGCTCAGAATATATTGCACGCGATGCTGTATTTGCCACGGTCATGATTGTGATCAATGGTGTCATAGGTTTGTGTATCTTTATTGGCGGCCTGCATCATCATGAAATGTCGTTTCGTAACGAGGGGATGAACTCAGCGTTGGCCGTATTAACTGCGCTGGCTACTTTCATTTTAGTAATGCCCATAGTCACTACCAGTACACCAGGTCCGGACTTTACTAAGAGTCAACTAGCTTTTGCTGGTATTGCCTGTTTTGCTCTGTATGGGGCTTTTTTATTTTTCCAAACAGTGAGTCATCGTGACTACTACTTACCCAAAACAGAAGAGAAAAAAACGGATATTAATTTTCATGCGCCTAAGCCTAGCAATCTGAAGACTACAGTAAGTGTTGTATTGCTCATTCTCTCGCTAATTGTGGTCGTCGGCCTTGCTGAGCTATTAAGCCCTGCTATTGAAGCGGGCGTTAAAGCAGCTGGAGCACCCAAAACAATTGTGGGTATCGCTATTGCAATGTTAGTCCTTTTGCCAGAGGGATTTGCAGCTGTTAGAGCAGCTAAAGCCAATCGCTTACAAAGCAGTTTGAACTTAGCCCTAGGTTCAGCACTGGCAAGTATTGGGCTATCGATCCCTACTATTGCCGCTATTGCAATTTACTTTAACCTACCGCTTAGCTTAGGTATCAGCAGTCTGAATATGACGCTGATGTATCTCACCTTTTTTATTGGTGCCTTAACACTAGCTATTGGCAGAACTACCCTACTCCAAGGTGTAGTTCACCTCATTATCTTTTTTGAATACTTATTCTTGAGCTTAGTCCCTTAA
- the cobA gene encoding uroporphyrinogen-III C-methyltransferase, with protein MGKVYLVGAGPGAVDLITVRGAKLLEQADIVFYDALVDPEMLHLCPQAVQVAVGKRCGKLSSAQQFINKRLVDAAQKYQTVVRLKGGDPMLFGRADEEIQTLKAAGIVVKVVPGITAALAGAASIQQSLTLRGVSRSVAFVTLAQGTENLTTGQPIANPSADTLVYYMGRKDAAKIAQRLIEQGQYGGTHQQDTPVQILEAVSTPRERFWSSTLQELADGKADTWFDSSSPALIMVGEALRDPLQSTSAKINNGLQDSHIFANSRRRA; from the coding sequence TTGGGGAAAGTATATTTAGTTGGCGCTGGTCCAGGTGCAGTCGATCTCATTACGGTGCGCGGCGCAAAACTACTAGAACAAGCTGATATTGTTTTTTATGACGCACTTGTTGATCCAGAAATGCTCCATCTTTGCCCACAAGCAGTTCAAGTAGCAGTAGGCAAGCGCTGTGGCAAGCTCTCTTCTGCGCAGCAGTTTATTAATAAACGCTTAGTAGATGCTGCTCAGAAATACCAGACTGTAGTGCGTCTTAAAGGTGGTGACCCTATGCTGTTTGGGCGTGCCGATGAAGAAATTCAAACGCTGAAGGCTGCGGGCATTGTAGTGAAAGTGGTGCCCGGAATTACAGCAGCATTGGCTGGCGCAGCCAGTATTCAGCAATCGTTGACTCTACGAGGAGTTAGTAGAAGCGTTGCTTTTGTGACCTTAGCTCAAGGTACTGAAAACTTAACTACTGGACAACCGATTGCCAATCCTAGTGCAGATACCTTGGTGTATTACATGGGTCGCAAAGATGCGGCAAAGATTGCTCAGCGCTTAATTGAGCAAGGACAATATGGCGGTACTCACCAGCAAGATACACCCGTGCAAATTTTGGAAGCAGTCAGCACACCACGCGAGCGTTTTTGGAGTAGCACTCTGCAAGAATTAGCTGACGGCAAAGCGGATACTTGGTTTGACAGCAGCTCACCCGCACTGATTATGGTTGGCGAAGCCTTAAGAGATCCATTACAGAGCACTAGCGCCAAAATCAATAATGGCTTGCAAGACAGCCACATTTTCGCCAACAGCCGGCGTCGTGCTTAA
- a CDS encoding sirohydrochlorin chelatase, with protein MKAIILFGHGARDARWREPFDRLAELWRAQHADVPVELAFLEMMQPSLEEAVATLGAKGAKDITVVPVFFGQGGHLRNDFPVLLDACREKFSQITLSTTPAVGENVAVLQAIIDFGASAL; from the coding sequence ATGAAGGCAATCATTCTTTTTGGGCATGGTGCTCGAGACGCTCGTTGGCGTGAGCCGTTTGATCGACTGGCAGAGCTCTGGAGAGCGCAGCATGCGGACGTACCTGTAGAGCTTGCATTTCTGGAGATGATGCAACCTTCTTTAGAAGAAGCAGTCGCTACCTTAGGTGCTAAAGGCGCCAAGGATATCACTGTCGTGCCAGTATTTTTTGGTCAAGGCGGTCATTTGCGCAATGACTTTCCGGTATTGCTAGATGCTTGCCGAGAAAAGTTTTCTCAGATCACTTTAAGCACGACGCCGGCTGTTGGCGAAAATGTGGCTGTCTTGCAAGCCATTATTGATTTTGGCGCTAGTGCTCTGTAA
- a CDS encoding radical SAM protein, whose amino-acid sequence MTEHLKNTLNIKEKLKQKTVQDYIKGVDWTTTSDAPFIVEFDPTSNCNLACPDCISGTLLNQGQIERNRIKDLTNEMVEAGVRGVILIGGGEPMMHLDIGWVIQTLGDAGIKIGITTNGLYLKKHLDVTAKFADWVRVSMDAATDETFNRIRPSKTGKSLFESAISNMEAYAKVKKGKLGYSFMVFSEGNYGFKGIAINTDKVKSLSHIKTNAHEIYAGAKLARDIGCDYFEVKPMYDVNHFSVMQKQAVADIVEEQIDYAKTLETDTFKVIEALKLRATLRGESNLEPKAYKRCAVAHMRTLVTSSGVYVCPYFRGVEKKNIGDVNAMTFSEMWHGPQRAEVMKNLDPSRDCPMHCIRNESNIAIEDALANGFGAPINDYDLFI is encoded by the coding sequence ATGACAGAACATTTAAAAAATACTTTAAATATTAAAGAGAAATTAAAGCAAAAAACTGTCCAAGACTACATTAAAGGTGTTGATTGGACCACTACCAGCGATGCCCCCTTCATTGTCGAATTTGACCCTACTTCAAACTGCAATTTAGCTTGCCCAGACTGTATCAGTGGGACTTTGCTTAACCAAGGGCAAATTGAGCGCAATCGCATTAAAGATTTAACCAATGAGATGGTGGAGGCGGGGGTTAGGGGGGTCATACTGATTGGTGGTGGTGAGCCTATGATGCATTTGGATATTGGATGGGTAATCCAAACGCTTGGTGATGCAGGCATTAAAATTGGTATCACAACCAACGGATTATATTTAAAGAAGCATTTAGACGTTACAGCAAAATTTGCTGATTGGGTTCGCGTATCTATGGACGCTGCTACTGATGAAACGTTTAATCGCATTCGACCATCTAAGACTGGGAAATCTCTTTTTGAATCTGCCATTAGCAATATGGAGGCATATGCCAAAGTAAAAAAGGGTAAGCTGGGTTATTCCTTTATGGTCTTCTCCGAGGGAAATTATGGTTTTAAGGGCATTGCGATTAATACCGATAAGGTGAAATCCCTTTCTCATATAAAGACAAATGCGCATGAGATTTATGCTGGCGCAAAATTGGCAAGGGATATTGGGTGTGATTATTTCGAAGTCAAGCCAATGTATGACGTCAATCACTTCTCGGTGATGCAAAAGCAAGCTGTTGCAGATATTGTTGAGGAACAGATTGACTATGCCAAAACTTTAGAGACTGATACATTCAAGGTCATTGAGGCTTTGAAGTTGCGCGCTACATTACGTGGCGAATCCAATCTTGAGCCAAAAGCATACAAGCGTTGCGCTGTTGCCCATATGCGCACCCTAGTGACTTCATCTGGCGTTTATGTTTGCCCCTATTTTAGAGGTGTAGAAAAAAAGAATATTGGTGATGTTAATGCGATGACATTTAGTGAGATGTGGCATGGACCACAGCGAGCTGAAGTTATGAAAAATCTTGACCCATCGCGCGACTGTCCAATGCACTGTATACGCAATGAATCTAATATTGCAATTGAGGATGCCTTAGCTAATGGTTTTGGTGCCCCGATTAATGATTACGACCTATTCATATAG
- a CDS encoding class I SAM-dependent methyltransferase, with product MTLLSNELSILAPVITKDLERIGNKGDGGYVLPLSSVKDADFLISMGVNTDWSFDEHFLEINPNIFIHAYDHTISERQFRKNIKKPLFRLLYGKSSIKEVLSYYSLYRSYKNFFRDKVTHFQERIHNRIDHPYDATLDLVMERAKASSIVLKVDIEGSEYRVIDEILRYSAIISALVIEFHHTEPYRNLFLDSISKLKKEYDIVHIHGNNYDFVATDGLPEVLEITFVKSAKNSGFEKRKNFPIDGLDYPNNPEKDDFKFSFS from the coding sequence ATGACTCTGCTATCTAATGAATTAAGTATTTTAGCTCCCGTGATTACAAAAGATCTAGAGCGAATTGGAAATAAAGGGGATGGCGGTTATGTCCTCCCATTATCTTCAGTAAAAGACGCTGATTTTTTAATATCGATGGGGGTCAATACAGATTGGTCTTTTGATGAACATTTTTTGGAGATCAATCCAAATATTTTCATTCATGCTTATGACCATACGATCTCTGAAAGGCAGTTTAGAAAAAATATTAAAAAACCACTCTTTAGGCTTCTTTACGGAAAGTCGAGCATCAAAGAAGTGCTTTCATACTACAGCCTGTATCGGAGTTATAAAAACTTTTTCAGAGACAAGGTGACCCATTTTCAGGAAAGAATTCATAATCGAATTGATCATCCGTACGATGCCACGCTTGACTTAGTGATGGAGCGTGCAAAAGCTTCTTCTATTGTTCTGAAGGTTGATATTGAGGGTAGTGAATACCGGGTTATAGATGAAATTTTGCGCTATTCAGCAATAATTAGCGCTCTTGTCATTGAGTTTCATCATACTGAGCCGTATAGAAATCTTTTTTTAGACTCAATAAGTAAGCTAAAAAAAGAATACGACATTGTTCATATACATGGCAATAATTATGATTTCGTTGCCACCGATGGATTGCCTGAGGTGCTTGAGATTACTTTTGTAAAAAGTGCTAAAAATAGTGGCTTTGAAAAAAGAAAAAATTTCCCAATTGATGGATTAGATTATCCCAATAATCCTGAGAAAGATGATTTTAAGTTTTCTTTTTCATAA
- a CDS encoding DUF934 domain-containing protein, with the protein MSNINTIPAHEQILHFPKGQKPSLAPNEWLIWRGNNSKNEDAGTNSRLPDLDHGKKKVLVPFGWWITHHNESDIQAKAKNGQIGVWFAADEDILKHADLIKQGKAVWPLVAAHFPIFRDGRSFSTAALLRDRFNWAGEIRAIGDVLIDQLLQGARVGFDSFALRPDQKTDVALKQFDLFSVTTQNSWRGKRATLIA; encoded by the coding sequence ATGAGCAATATCAATACGATCCCAGCTCACGAGCAAATTTTGCACTTTCCAAAAGGGCAAAAACCGAGCCTAGCTCCCAATGAATGGCTTATTTGGCGCGGCAATAATAGTAAAAACGAAGATGCAGGTACGAATTCAAGACTCCCGGATTTAGACCACGGCAAAAAGAAAGTGCTCGTACCATTTGGTTGGTGGATCACCCATCACAATGAATCTGACATTCAAGCTAAAGCCAAAAATGGTCAGATTGGTGTTTGGTTTGCGGCTGATGAAGATATCCTTAAGCATGCTGACCTAATTAAACAAGGCAAAGCAGTATGGCCGCTTGTTGCTGCCCACTTCCCTATCTTTAGGGATGGCAGGAGCTTTAGTACTGCCGCGCTACTACGCGATCGCTTTAATTGGGCCGGTGAAATCCGCGCTATTGGTGACGTGCTCATCGATCAACTCTTGCAAGGTGCTCGTGTTGGCTTTGATAGCTTTGCATTACGCCCTGATCAAAAAACGGATGTGGCTTTAAAGCAATTTGATTTGTTCTCTGTGACTACTCAGAATAGCTGGCGTGGTAAGCGCGCTACTCTGATCGCCTAA
- the fcl gene encoding GDP-L-fucose synthase encodes MTTDLNQKVYVAGHRGMVGSAIVRNLQEKGYANIVTRAHKELDLTNQAAVQSFFEQEKPDQVYLAAAKVGGIHANNSYPAEFIYDNLMVQNNVIHQAFLSGVKKLLFLGSSCIYPRLAPQPMSEDALLTGELEPTNEPYAIAKIAGIKMCESYNRQYGKSHGVDYRSVMPTNLYGPGDNYHPENSHVIPALIRRFHEAKMVNAPEVVIWGTGMPKREFLYVDDMAAASVFVMELDKAAYDAQTQPMQSHLNVGFGSDVTIAELASAIAAAVNYQGKISFDPSKPDGTPRKWMDSGRLNNLGWNPSIDLDQGLVLAYTAFCNSNN; translated from the coding sequence ATGACTACAGATCTCAATCAAAAGGTATATGTAGCTGGACATCGCGGCATGGTGGGCTCCGCCATTGTGCGCAATCTTCAGGAGAAGGGCTATGCCAATATTGTTACTCGCGCCCATAAAGAACTAGATCTTACTAATCAAGCAGCAGTGCAATCTTTTTTTGAACAAGAAAAGCCAGACCAAGTTTATTTAGCCGCTGCCAAGGTTGGCGGTATTCATGCGAATAACTCCTATCCTGCAGAATTTATTTATGACAACTTAATGGTGCAAAACAATGTTATCCATCAGGCATTTTTGAGTGGTGTTAAAAAATTACTCTTTTTGGGGTCAAGCTGTATTTATCCAAGACTAGCTCCCCAGCCAATGAGTGAGGATGCGCTATTAACGGGTGAGCTCGAGCCTACAAATGAGCCTTATGCGATTGCCAAAATTGCGGGCATCAAAATGTGTGAGAGTTATAACCGTCAGTATGGAAAATCCCACGGTGTCGATTACCGCTCGGTGATGCCAACCAATTTATATGGCCCGGGTGATAATTACCATCCTGAGAACAGCCACGTAATCCCAGCATTGATTAGAAGATTTCATGAGGCGAAGATGGTCAATGCACCCGAAGTAGTGATTTGGGGTACGGGTATGCCCAAGCGCGAATTTTTGTATGTGGATGATATGGCGGCCGCATCGGTATTTGTGATGGAATTAGACAAAGCAGCTTATGATGCACAAACACAGCCAATGCAAAGTCATCTCAATGTTGGCTTTGGTTCAGATGTCACAATTGCGGAATTAGCTAGCGCTATAGCCGCAGCAGTGAACTACCAAGGAAAAATTAGTTTTGATCCAAGTAAGCCTGATGGTACTCCACGTAAGTGGATGGATTCTGGTCGATTAAATAATCTAGGCTGGAATCCAAGCATTGATCTAGATCAGGGTCTTGTTCTAGCGTATACCGCTTTTTGCAATTCTAATAACTAA
- a CDS encoding ATP-grasp domain-containing protein, giving the protein MKKILIAGGSHSDIPLIKAAQELGYFVTTTGNKPEDLGHQYSNQYVMADFSDRDAMLSLANDLKIDAICSSSNDFSIISSAYVAEVLSLPGFDDYLTTLRLHHKDLFRGLALAIGLKRTKSLSFDFAKGDLIKIKGMQFPLIVKPVDLTGGKGISKVNDPHQLAKAIDDALAISRLGRIVVEEFFEGTLHSYSTFIQHGKVVFEYADNEFSFLNPYLVSTSTSPAFVSDAVLKNMRTETEKLANALSLVNGILHAQFLTNGDEYRIIEYTRRMPGDFYSIPVKMSTGFDQANAVINQCINKPLNLLGDWRQKRFVSRHCSMASMNGTFSDMIISGDIDKKIVDRFELKKIGDKINNYLIDKTAIYFLEYESADEMQRFNKGINQLIEVKIN; this is encoded by the coding sequence TTGAAAAAAATATTAATCGCTGGTGGTTCACACAGTGATATTCCTCTAATAAAGGCAGCTCAAGAGTTGGGCTACTTTGTTACTACAACGGGAAACAAGCCTGAAGATCTTGGCCATCAATACTCCAATCAGTATGTTATGGCAGACTTTTCGGATAGGGATGCGATGTTGTCCTTGGCTAATGATTTAAAAATTGATGCTATTTGTTCTAGTAGCAATGATTTCTCAATCATTTCCTCTGCCTATGTTGCTGAGGTCTTATCACTTCCAGGCTTTGACGATTATTTAACTACTCTACGCTTGCATCATAAGGATCTGTTTAGGGGCTTGGCATTGGCGATTGGGCTTAAACGAACAAAATCACTTAGTTTTGATTTTGCGAAGGGCGATCTGATTAAGATAAAAGGTATGCAATTTCCCTTAATTGTGAAGCCTGTGGATCTCACCGGTGGAAAGGGGATTAGTAAGGTTAATGATCCTCATCAACTTGCTAAGGCAATAGATGATGCCTTAGCAATATCGAGATTGGGACGTATAGTCGTCGAAGAATTTTTTGAGGGCACCCTTCATAGTTACTCAACTTTTATTCAGCATGGAAAAGTAGTTTTTGAATATGCTGACAATGAATTCTCATTTTTAAATCCTTATTTGGTATCCACCTCTACTTCGCCCGCATTTGTTTCTGATGCTGTGCTTAAAAATATGCGGACCGAAACTGAAAAGTTAGCAAATGCACTAAGTTTGGTCAATGGAATTTTACATGCACAATTTTTGACTAATGGTGATGAATACAGAATTATTGAATATACAAGGAGAATGCCGGGTGACTTTTATAGTATTCCCGTAAAAATGAGCACTGGCTTTGACCAGGCTAATGCGGTGATAAACCAGTGTATCAACAAGCCATTAAATTTATTGGGGGACTGGCGCCAGAAGAGATTTGTCAGTCGCCATTGCTCCATGGCCAGTATGAATGGAACGTTTTCAGACATGATTATTTCTGGTGACATTGATAAAAAAATTGTCGATCGTTTTGAGTTGAAAAAAATTGGAGATAAAATCAACAACTATCTAATTGATAAGACTGCAATTTATTTCTTGGAGTATGAATCAGCTGACGAAATGCAAAGATTTAATAAGGGAATCAATCAATTGATTGAGGTTAAGATAAACTAG
- a CDS encoding glycosyltransferase family 2 protein, with protein MTDPHLSIVIPIYRNADHLTPLNKRLVKTLLKINPHFEIIYVCDGSPDNSWLKIQELATSDCRVKGINFSQNYGQQSAILAGLSSVKGMWVIVMDGDLQDQPEDITILYETAINDAKDIVVRRRINRKDSIFTKLTSALYYRVYNFLIDDIKYDGATGNFGIYSQKVIRAINQFKEDDPSFAYYAKMVGFSKKYIDIEQNFRESGNSSYTFSKRLALALNYFISHSTKPIKIMIGFGLCISVISVVTGLIFIYRYYEYGVSIEGWTSIAVLLFFQTGLITFFLGMIGLYVSKIFLQSKNRPHYIVQETINLENEIRNF; from the coding sequence TTGACTGACCCCCACCTTTCCATAGTAATTCCCATTTACAGGAATGCAGATCACTTAACCCCCCTTAATAAAAGGTTGGTCAAGACTCTCCTCAAAATTAATCCCCATTTTGAGATTATTTATGTATGCGATGGTAGCCCAGATAATTCCTGGCTAAAAATTCAAGAGCTAGCCACAAGTGATTGTCGAGTAAAAGGTATCAATTTTAGCCAAAATTACGGTCAACAATCAGCTATTTTGGCAGGATTGTCCTCGGTCAAAGGGATGTGGGTCATTGTGATGGATGGCGATCTTCAAGATCAACCAGAAGACATTACGATCCTCTATGAGACAGCGATTAATGATGCCAAAGATATTGTGGTCAGAAGAAGGATTAATAGAAAAGATTCAATATTTACGAAACTAACGTCTGCACTCTATTATCGTGTTTATAACTTTCTGATTGATGATATCAAATATGATGGCGCTACAGGAAACTTTGGCATTTATTCCCAAAAAGTTATTCGCGCAATCAATCAGTTTAAGGAAGATGACCCATCCTTTGCCTACTATGCAAAAATGGTGGGTTTCTCAAAAAAATATATTGACATCGAACAAAACTTTCGTGAGTCCGGTAACAGTAGCTATACATTCTCGAAGAGACTTGCACTCGCCTTAAACTACTTTATTTCTCACTCAACAAAACCAATCAAAATTATGATCGGTTTTGGATTGTGTATATCAGTCATTTCAGTTGTTACTGGACTAATTTTTATCTACAGATATTACGAGTACGGCGTTAGTATTGAAGGCTGGACTAGCATTGCCGTTCTACTATTTTTTCAGACCGGCCTTATCACTTTCTTTCTGGGAATGATTGGTCTATATGTAAGTAAAATTTTCTTACAGAGCAAAAATAGACCTCATTACATAGTCCAGGAAACAATTAATCTTGAGAATGAAATTAGAAATTTTTAG
- a CDS encoding aldehyde dehydrogenase family protein, with protein sequence MVKPDLASIEVRSFVGGVYQEGTGGLIEKVSPIDGAQLPGIKACSIADVNSAVVCAQESFRSGLWRTQSTEERKKCLLKLADLMEQDKEYLAFLDTIETGRAYSNFLNDSIPKAIKTLRWFSECIDKLQGTCITPAQDRICLINSEPLGVVAAIIPWNDPLVVAVWKLAPALLMGNSLIMKPAEQSSYSLIRLGQLAINAGIPRGVLNILPGYGEIAGKALVTHPDIRGVFFTGSSSVGKQILSDAGMSNMKRVGLECGGKSAFIVTANCSDLSSAVKTLAKNMFYNQGQICSAPSRLLIDKQLESEFLVSLLEEIKLYEPCDPWAPETRVGAVCSETQFKSIQGFIRRAEQAGIKKITQDAPKMPHENGFYISPTIFVDVPLDAEIAQNEVFGPVLVVHSFKAVKEAIEIANNTKYGLAAAIWSDDLNEAMLCARALEAGTVHVNSYGEDDESAPFGGVKESGIGKDKSLLVFEEYANLKTTWIQLKNTH encoded by the coding sequence ATGGTTAAACCTGACTTGGCTAGTATCGAGGTGCGAAGTTTTGTGGGCGGCGTCTACCAAGAGGGTACTGGCGGGTTAATAGAAAAGGTCTCGCCAATTGATGGCGCTCAGCTACCTGGAATTAAGGCTTGTTCGATTGCGGATGTAAATTCAGCCGTGGTCTGTGCTCAGGAGAGTTTTCGGTCTGGCCTCTGGAGAACCCAATCAACTGAAGAGAGAAAAAAATGCCTCTTAAAGCTTGCCGATTTAATGGAGCAAGACAAAGAATATTTGGCATTTTTAGACACCATCGAGACTGGTCGTGCGTATAGTAATTTTTTAAATGATTCTATTCCCAAAGCAATTAAGACTCTTCGCTGGTTCTCGGAGTGTATCGATAAGTTGCAAGGCACATGTATTACGCCTGCGCAAGATCGGATTTGCCTAATTAATTCTGAACCTTTGGGCGTGGTTGCAGCCATCATTCCCTGGAACGATCCTTTGGTGGTTGCAGTTTGGAAACTAGCTCCGGCGCTTCTAATGGGGAATTCTTTAATTATGAAGCCAGCAGAGCAATCTTCATATTCGTTAATTCGACTGGGTCAACTGGCGATTAATGCTGGAATACCAAGAGGGGTATTAAATATACTTCCGGGTTATGGAGAGATTGCTGGAAAAGCTTTAGTCACGCATCCAGACATTCGAGGTGTTTTTTTTACTGGATCATCCTCTGTTGGAAAGCAGATATTGAGTGATGCGGGAATGTCCAATATGAAAAGAGTTGGACTGGAGTGTGGTGGTAAGAGTGCTTTTATCGTCACTGCTAATTGCTCTGATTTGTCATCGGCTGTTAAAACATTGGCCAAAAATATGTTTTATAACCAAGGTCAAATTTGTTCAGCACCGTCTAGATTGCTTATTGACAAGCAATTAGAAAGTGAATTTTTAGTAAGTCTTTTAGAGGAAATTAAACTTTATGAGCCATGCGATCCATGGGCGCCAGAAACTAGAGTTGGAGCGGTGTGCAGTGAGACTCAGTTCAAATCAATTCAAGGCTTCATTCGCAGAGCAGAGCAGGCTGGTATTAAAAAAATTACTCAAGATGCGCCAAAAATGCCCCATGAAAATGGTTTTTACATTTCTCCAACCATATTTGTGGATGTGCCTCTAGATGCTGAAATTGCTCAAAATGAAGTTTTTGGCCCAGTTTTAGTCGTACATTCTTTTAAAGCTGTCAAAGAGGCTATTGAAATAGCCAATAACACTAAATACGGATTAGCAGCAGCAATCTGGTCGGATGATCTAAATGAAGCTATGTTGTGTGCACGGGCTCTCGAGGCGGGAACTGTGCATGTAAATAGTTATGGTGAGGATGATGAATCAGCCCCATTTGGGGGTGTAAAGGAGTCTGGAATTGGAAAAGATAAATCACTCTTGGTGTTTGAGGAGTATGCAAATTTGAAGACCACTTGGATCCAACTCAAAAATACACATTGA